In Zobellia roscoffensis, the following are encoded in one genomic region:
- a CDS encoding purine-cytosine permease family protein: protein MSQNHHEEELIEEIAGGEFEREPVPTSKLKDWKSFLGMYAGEHAAGTEFMIGPLFLTAGVSAFDLIVGLLIGNLLAVLSWRFLTAKIAVENRLTLYYQFEKICGKKLVIGYNLANGILFCFLAGAMITVSATAVGIPFDMEMPKLTDTTPNGATWVIIVVLIGAVISLIASKGYDTVSKAANYMSPIIVLAFLASGIVALDQLGVKSFADFWNIWGEGSEPFPGQLKYTFWHVVIWSWFANAAMHVGMSDLSVFRFAKNANAGWTTAAGMYVGHYMAWIAAALLYAVYLKSPEAQAFLSNGEAPPVAPGPLANNAIGIFGIIAVVLAGWTTANPTIYRAGLAFQAILPKLSTFWVTIIAGTIATIAGLFPAFAMKLLGFVALYGFILAPFGAVIVFEHFFHKQAGIVKNYAEIANIRFNKSVFLAWAISFGLFYFISIQFDVFLSFVTLPAWLLCGLLFLLFSRKFQKTSL from the coding sequence ATGAGCCAAAACCATCACGAGGAAGAACTGATCGAGGAAATAGCAGGAGGAGAATTCGAAAGGGAACCCGTACCCACATCCAAATTAAAAGACTGGAAAAGCTTTTTGGGAATGTATGCAGGAGAACATGCTGCAGGTACCGAATTTATGATCGGCCCGCTGTTCTTGACTGCAGGTGTTAGCGCCTTCGACCTCATCGTGGGGCTGCTGATAGGCAATCTACTGGCCGTACTGAGTTGGAGGTTCCTTACCGCGAAAATTGCCGTGGAAAATAGGCTGACCCTCTATTATCAATTCGAAAAAATATGCGGCAAAAAACTGGTTATAGGCTACAACCTTGCCAACGGTATCCTATTCTGCTTCCTAGCAGGAGCCATGATAACCGTTTCGGCTACGGCTGTGGGTATTCCTTTTGATATGGAAATGCCCAAACTGACCGATACCACACCCAATGGTGCTACATGGGTCATTATTGTTGTCCTTATTGGGGCCGTAATCTCCCTGATAGCTTCAAAAGGATACGATACCGTATCGAAGGCCGCCAACTACATGTCGCCCATAATTGTACTGGCCTTCTTGGCATCGGGCATAGTTGCCTTGGACCAATTGGGTGTTAAGAGCTTTGCAGATTTCTGGAATATTTGGGGTGAAGGATCGGAACCCTTCCCCGGACAGTTGAAATACACATTCTGGCACGTAGTCATTTGGTCTTGGTTCGCCAATGCCGCCATGCATGTGGGCATGTCCGACCTCTCCGTATTTAGATTTGCAAAAAATGCCAATGCAGGATGGACCACCGCCGCGGGTATGTATGTGGGCCATTACATGGCATGGATTGCCGCTGCACTGCTGTATGCCGTTTACTTAAAATCGCCCGAAGCACAGGCATTCCTATCCAACGGAGAGGCGCCACCAGTGGCCCCGGGACCTTTAGCCAACAACGCCATAGGAATATTCGGTATTATAGCGGTTGTTCTCGCGGGATGGACCACCGCCAACCCCACCATATACCGAGCAGGGCTTGCCTTCCAAGCCATCCTGCCCAAATTGTCTACTTTTTGGGTAACGATCATTGCCGGGACCATTGCCACCATTGCCGGACTATTCCCTGCTTTCGCAATGAAACTTTTAGGTTTTGTAGCCCTATACGGCTTTATACTCGCACCCTTTGGCGCCGTTATTGTTTTCGAACACTTCTTCCATAAGCAGGCGGGAATAGTAAAAAACTACGCGGAAATCGCTAATATCAGATTCAATAAATCCGTATTCTTGGCATGGGCCATAAGCTTTGGATTATTTTACTTTATTTCAATTCAATTTGATGTTTTCCTTTCGTTTGTAACCCTGCCTGCGTGGCTACTCTGCGGGCTACTCTTTTTACTTTTTAGCAGGAAGTTTCAGAAGACAAGTCTTTAA
- a CDS encoding alpha-hydroxy acid oxidase: MGFNSDYPSVDDLRIKAKGRIPKFAFEYLDGGCNEDVSLTRNTEEIRKIQLQPRYLRNYGTSSIKTKVMGMEFDAPFGIAPVGLQGLMWPNTPAILAEAAFNHNIPFILSTVTTMDIEKASELTEGNAWFQLYNPVDNAIRDNILDRAEAAGCPVLVLLCDVPTFGYRPRDFRNGLALPPKMTLANILQIFGKPNWAFNTLKYGQPTFETLRPYTPEGLDLKQLGAFMDKTFSGRLNEEKIKPIRDKWKGKLVLKGVASEQDTQDAIRMGFDGIIVSNHGGRQLDAAQSTINSLTEIAAKYSDQIEIMMDSGLRSGPDIARAMASGAKFTFMGRSFVYGCGALGNKGGDHTISMLKTQFKQVMDQLCCERVEDLPKHLIK; this comes from the coding sequence ATGGGTTTCAATTCAGATTATCCCTCGGTAGATGATTTAAGGATAAAAGCCAAGGGTCGTATACCCAAATTCGCTTTTGAATATTTAGATGGCGGTTGTAATGAAGATGTAAGCCTCACCAGAAATACTGAAGAAATTCGAAAAATACAACTGCAACCAAGGTACCTGAGAAATTATGGTACCAGCTCTATAAAAACAAAGGTAATGGGCATGGAGTTCGATGCCCCTTTTGGTATTGCGCCTGTGGGTCTACAAGGACTGATGTGGCCTAACACACCGGCTATTTTAGCAGAAGCGGCCTTTAACCATAATATTCCATTTATACTCAGTACGGTTACCACTATGGATATTGAAAAGGCAAGCGAACTCACTGAAGGCAATGCTTGGTTTCAATTATATAATCCCGTAGACAATGCCATACGGGACAATATTTTAGATCGTGCAGAAGCAGCTGGTTGTCCTGTACTCGTTCTTTTATGTGATGTACCTACATTTGGTTACCGCCCGCGGGATTTTAGAAACGGATTGGCATTACCTCCAAAAATGACCCTTGCCAATATTCTTCAAATTTTTGGAAAGCCAAACTGGGCATTTAACACTTTAAAATATGGTCAACCCACATTTGAAACCCTAAGACCATATACTCCCGAAGGGCTCGATTTAAAACAACTGGGAGCATTTATGGATAAAACCTTTTCTGGCAGATTGAACGAAGAAAAAATAAAACCTATCCGTGATAAATGGAAAGGTAAGCTAGTGCTAAAAGGTGTTGCCTCGGAGCAAGACACCCAAGATGCCATTCGCATGGGATTTGATGGTATTATTGTTTCCAATCATGGAGGACGACAGTTAGATGCAGCTCAATCAACCATAAATTCTTTAACCGAAATTGCAGCAAAATATAGCGACCAGATAGAAATAATGATGGATAGCGGCTTGCGTTCTGGCCCGGACATTGCACGCGCCATGGCAAGTGGTGCCAAATTTACTTTTATGGGGCGTTCTTTTGTCTATGGCTGTGGAGCCCTTGGAAACAAAGGCGGCGACCATACAATATCAATGTTAAAAACGCAATTTAAACAGGTCATGGACCAGCTATGCTGTGAACGTGTAGAGGATTTGCCTAAACACCTAATTAAATAA
- a CDS encoding RagB/SusD family nutrient uptake outer membrane protein, translating into MKTKNILIYIFVAFSLFSCEKFLEEEPRAIVAPETFFASENDARQAIQGTYAILKNNSIYGQVGLDHFYDNGADIIEPNRSANFVEPIGNYSMNESLADVSVQKMSVSDTWKDLYRIIFNTNIIIDRVTGNEAILEEARTEIIAEATFLRALCYWHITNLWGDAPYYTEVLQLEEVSQLGRTDKATILSGVLSDLQLAQSILPSSYPDDQRGRATKWAAAIIEAKIYMKQQNWQAGLDKCLEIINQSPHTLLPIYAEVFDPLNEYNAEIIWSLDFAKDIEGIFDPAFPGQNFAGNNSWRPAMFNPRLRDEPKNTDERGALGDALAANGQAFNGTGLQVASKDFAEKFPLNDLRREVNIVDNYLGFELNFPYMAKFWNLDLETSPRFNHSDNRMVFRLADVYLMAAECENELNGPANAYQYIHAVRERAYAAQAEWELVGLSQQEFREAIYDERKWELAGEAHRRYDLIRWGILLDVVQNLEYRFWEPNVNIKPYHVLLPIPLQELEQNPILLESDPTNNGYR; encoded by the coding sequence ATGAAAACAAAGAATATTCTTATATACATCTTCGTGGCATTCTCCTTATTTAGTTGTGAGAAGTTTTTAGAAGAAGAACCAAGGGCGATTGTTGCTCCAGAAACGTTTTTTGCATCTGAAAATGATGCAAGACAAGCTATTCAAGGCACCTATGCTATTTTAAAGAACAATTCTATTTATGGCCAAGTAGGTCTTGATCATTTTTATGACAATGGCGCTGATATTATAGAGCCTAACCGTTCTGCAAATTTTGTTGAGCCCATTGGAAATTACTCTATGAATGAATCTTTAGCAGATGTCTCCGTTCAAAAAATGAGTGTATCAGACACATGGAAAGACCTTTATCGAATTATATTTAATACGAACATTATCATTGACAGAGTTACAGGTAATGAAGCTATACTTGAGGAAGCGCGAACAGAAATTATTGCGGAAGCTACTTTTTTACGAGCGTTGTGTTATTGGCACATTACCAATCTGTGGGGTGATGCACCCTATTATACAGAGGTACTACAATTAGAAGAAGTCAGTCAGTTGGGAAGAACAGATAAAGCTACTATACTTAGTGGTGTTTTATCCGATTTACAACTTGCGCAATCAATTTTACCATCTTCCTATCCTGACGATCAAAGAGGTCGCGCTACCAAATGGGCAGCTGCTATTATTGAAGCTAAAATATATATGAAACAACAAAACTGGCAAGCAGGATTGGACAAGTGTTTGGAGATTATTAATCAATCTCCCCATACCTTACTACCCATTTATGCAGAAGTTTTTGACCCATTAAATGAATACAATGCAGAAATCATTTGGTCTTTAGATTTCGCAAAGGACATTGAAGGTATCTTTGATCCCGCGTTTCCAGGCCAGAATTTTGCCGGGAATAACAGTTGGAGGCCAGCCATGTTCAACCCGCGTTTAAGGGATGAACCTAAGAACACTGACGAAAGAGGTGCCCTAGGAGATGCACTTGCAGCAAATGGACAAGCATTCAACGGAACCGGTTTACAAGTAGCCTCAAAAGATTTTGCTGAAAAATTCCCATTAAATGACTTAAGAAGGGAAGTAAATATTGTAGATAATTATTTGGGGTTCGAATTAAATTTTCCTTACATGGCTAAATTCTGGAATCTTGACTTAGAAACCTCTCCACGTTTCAACCACTCTGATAATCGAATGGTTTTTCGATTGGCTGATGTGTATTTGATGGCTGCCGAATGTGAAAATGAGCTTAACGGCCCGGCAAATGCCTATCAGTACATTCATGCGGTTAGAGAGCGTGCTTATGCTGCCCAAGCCGAATGGGAGCTAGTGGGGCTTAGTCAACAAGAATTTAGGGAAGCCATATACGACGAACGTAAATGGGAGTTAGCCGGTGAGGCACACAGACGGTACGATTTGATAAGATGGGGAATTCTATTGGATGTGGTTCAAAATCTAGAATATCGTTTCTGGGAACCCAATGTAAATATCAAACCTTATCATGTGTTGTTGCCTATTCCCTTACAAGAATTGGAACAAAACCCAATTTTGTTAGAGTCTGACCCTACAAATAATGGATATCGCTAA
- a CDS encoding FGGY-family carbohydrate kinase, with translation MKTKVTAVFDIGKTNKKFFLFDEDFQEVHREYISFEEIQDEDGYPSENLAALEEWAKEVFDKMLNSVEYEIEALNFSCYGASWIHIDEKGTPLTPLYNYMKPLKEDIYEAFYKAYGPENELSRITGSPKLGMLNTGMHLYWLKNAQPETFKKIKYSLHLPQYLSYLFTGVPVSEYTSIGCHTLLWDFEKKDYHNWVYTEGIDKKLPPLASSRQSTIINYKGKKIKMGIGIHDSSSALLPYIRSISKPFILVSTGTWSISINPFNTGMLTLEDIENDSLFNMRIDGSPVKVSRLFLGNEYKLQVKALADHFNVSDDSHRNVKFDQETFFEINKDFVHMFKWFTMFSEDMPAETSISYDKFEHAYHQLILELVLLQEKSIRAAMGNSKIQQLYVDGGFSDNEVYIHLLSEYMGNMKLSTTDSSLGSALGAAIVISDVVLEPTFLDKNYAVKKHVSSILNN, from the coding sequence ATGAAAACTAAAGTTACGGCTGTATTTGATATTGGGAAGACGAATAAAAAATTCTTCCTTTTTGATGAGGATTTCCAAGAGGTGCATCGGGAGTATATTAGTTTTGAAGAAATTCAGGACGAGGACGGGTACCCTTCAGAAAATCTTGCAGCATTAGAAGAATGGGCAAAAGAGGTATTTGATAAAATGCTCAACTCTGTAGAATATGAAATCGAAGCCTTAAACTTTTCGTGTTACGGTGCCAGCTGGATACATATTGATGAAAAAGGAACACCACTTACACCTCTTTATAATTATATGAAGCCTTTAAAAGAGGATATTTATGAGGCTTTTTATAAAGCTTATGGTCCAGAAAATGAATTATCAAGAATAACTGGCTCCCCAAAATTAGGTATGTTAAATACCGGTATGCATCTATACTGGTTAAAAAATGCGCAGCCAGAAACTTTTAAAAAAATAAAATACTCCCTTCATTTGCCTCAATACTTGAGTTACCTATTTACCGGAGTACCAGTTAGCGAGTATACCAGCATTGGTTGTCATACCTTGCTTTGGGACTTTGAGAAAAAAGACTATCATAATTGGGTCTATACAGAGGGTATTGATAAAAAATTACCTCCTCTTGCATCCTCAAGACAATCAACTATTATAAATTATAAGGGTAAAAAAATTAAAATGGGTATTGGTATCCATGATAGCTCCTCTGCCCTATTACCTTATATCCGTAGTATTTCTAAACCCTTTATCTTGGTTTCAACAGGAACATGGAGTATTTCTATCAACCCTTTCAATACGGGAATGCTTACTCTAGAAGATATTGAAAATGATTCGCTTTTTAACATGAGAATAGATGGGAGTCCTGTAAAAGTATCCCGGTTATTTTTGGGTAATGAATATAAGCTTCAAGTTAAAGCATTGGCCGACCATTTTAATGTTTCGGATGATTCCCACAGAAACGTAAAATTTGACCAAGAAACTTTTTTCGAAATCAATAAAGATTTCGTTCATATGTTCAAGTGGTTTACTATGTTTTCAGAAGACATGCCGGCAGAGACCTCAATATCCTATGATAAATTTGAGCATGCCTATCACCAATTAATTCTGGAATTGGTCTTGCTCCAAGAAAAAAGTATTAGGGCCGCTATGGGAAACTCCAAGATACAGCAACTTTACGTAGATGGAGGTTTTAGTGACAACGAAGTATATATTCATTTGCTTTCGGAGTATATGGGCAATATGAAACTAAGTACCACAGATTCTTCTTTAGGCTCTGCTCTTGGTGCAGCTATCGTTATTTCCGATGTGGTTTTAGAACCTACCTTTTTAGATAAAAATTATGCTGTAAAAAAGCATGTATCATCCATTTTAAACAACTAG
- a CDS encoding SusC/RagA family TonB-linked outer membrane protein, whose amino-acid sequence MKKPNLKITKWFLTLFLMNIASFYAIAQQTTVTGTITDIQGMPIPGANIVQKGTTNGVVSDFDGNYTINLNEGSDILVFTYIGYSSTEETVGNKTIVNVTLNEDTQALEEVVVIGYGTTTKSDLTGSVASVSAEEITQTPSSRVDQVLQGRAAGVQVTQTSGAPGAGTVIRVRGGNSITGSNEPLWVIDGIVVGTNFNLNNINANDIKSIEILKDASSIAIYGSRGANGVVLVSTKNGRGAGTGKPEVSVNIFTSMQMLPELPDFLSQEEQIAFTNEHAEFRSAAAPFPDAPSTYPNNDWIDLTTGPAPIYNADVSIAGASENVNYYNSLNYFNQEGIVNTSGIEKFIFRSNLDLNLSNNLKAGFRINYSRIKVDNGLTSFGGNAFGTLRTQPAFNDDGTFNGFNDVIGSPFSNPLANFELNTNETFTNNLLATAYLEYNPAPAWTIRSTFSPEFNNIKQNRFNSSQLPGNLAIGVTDGGTASVRTVASTGWNNENTIQYRPDIGENNGLTILGGASFQKVETETAEAEAAGITSDATGFNNLGNSDPIRAIVTSGYSGFQIASFFGRINYDYKDKYLLTLVGRTDGSSVFAEGNKYEFYPSVAAAWKISEESFMQNHNLFSDLKLRASWGRSGNQAIGPYRTLGVLTEANTTLNGSEVPGLTLGRPSNPNLQWETTTSLDIALEASLFGGRLFTEFNYYQKETNDLLLDVTIPRQTGFTSQLQNTGALENKGWELLINSTNISNDNFNWNTTLTLAANKNEILDLGGQEFIDVVVDPIIGSGNTRLIVGESVPVYTGLNYLGTWKSQEEIDASGRTDPQVVGGPRFEDINGDGIASTEDNVILGSPLPDLIFGFENSFSYKNLDFSFFFQGTTGNEVYNLRMRNHYFNRGETVKFGDLRDRWTVDNPTSDIPRAGGDSVTNTPSNSEYVEDGSHIRLKTVRLAYNFPTETIFKGVKNATLYVSGSNLWLSSNTRLIEPEASNFGRSGLGNIAQGYLDGQYPNPRVITLGLNVTF is encoded by the coding sequence ATGAAAAAACCGAATTTAAAAATAACGAAATGGTTCTTAACACTGTTTCTAATGAACATTGCTAGCTTCTACGCTATTGCACAACAAACTACTGTAACAGGAACAATTACTGACATACAAGGCATGCCCATACCGGGAGCCAATATTGTCCAAAAAGGAACCACCAACGGTGTTGTATCTGATTTTGACGGTAATTATACTATTAACCTTAATGAAGGGTCCGATATTTTAGTATTTACCTATATAGGATATAGTAGTACAGAAGAAACAGTTGGAAACAAAACTATAGTAAACGTAACCTTGAACGAAGATACCCAAGCCTTGGAAGAAGTTGTGGTTATTGGATATGGGACCACCACCAAATCTGATTTAACAGGTTCTGTTGCGTCGGTAAGTGCAGAGGAAATAACTCAAACACCTTCTTCAAGGGTTGACCAAGTTTTACAAGGTAGAGCTGCCGGTGTTCAAGTTACTCAAACTAGTGGTGCGCCAGGCGCAGGCACCGTAATTAGGGTTCGTGGAGGAAATTCAATTACGGGAAGTAACGAGCCTCTTTGGGTAATAGATGGTATTGTAGTAGGAACCAATTTTAACCTCAACAATATTAATGCAAATGACATTAAATCCATAGAAATTCTAAAAGATGCATCTTCTATAGCTATTTACGGTTCTAGAGGTGCAAACGGTGTTGTTTTAGTCTCTACTAAAAATGGTCGTGGTGCAGGAACTGGTAAACCTGAAGTTAGCGTTAACATATTTACAAGTATGCAAATGCTACCTGAACTACCTGACTTTTTATCTCAAGAAGAACAGATTGCTTTTACCAACGAACATGCAGAGTTCAGATCAGCTGCAGCTCCTTTTCCTGATGCCCCATCTACTTACCCTAACAATGATTGGATCGATTTAACAACTGGACCAGCCCCAATTTACAATGCGGATGTATCAATTGCAGGAGCATCAGAAAATGTAAACTACTATAACTCTTTAAACTACTTTAATCAAGAAGGTATTGTAAACACCTCTGGAATAGAAAAGTTTATTTTCAGATCCAATTTAGACTTAAATCTAAGCAACAATTTGAAAGCTGGTTTTCGTATTAATTACTCCAGAATAAAAGTAGACAATGGTCTTACCTCTTTTGGTGGTAATGCCTTCGGAACATTACGTACGCAACCCGCATTTAATGATGATGGCACCTTTAATGGGTTCAATGATGTTATTGGTTCGCCTTTCAGCAACCCACTTGCAAATTTTGAATTGAATACAAACGAGACCTTTACTAATAATCTATTGGCTACCGCATATTTAGAATATAATCCAGCTCCGGCTTGGACAATTCGTTCTACATTTAGTCCAGAATTTAACAATATCAAGCAAAATAGGTTTAATTCTAGCCAATTACCAGGTAATCTTGCCATAGGGGTAACTGACGGTGGAACTGCTAGTGTACGAACTGTAGCAAGTACAGGCTGGAATAATGAAAACACCATACAGTATAGACCCGATATAGGCGAAAATAACGGACTTACAATACTGGGTGGTGCCTCTTTTCAAAAAGTAGAAACTGAGACGGCGGAAGCAGAAGCAGCGGGTATTACCAGTGATGCAACCGGTTTTAATAATTTGGGTAATTCCGATCCCATTAGAGCTATTGTGACCAGTGGTTATAGCGGATTTCAAATTGCTTCTTTTTTCGGAAGAATCAACTACGATTATAAAGATAAATACCTATTAACCTTGGTAGGAAGAACAGATGGTAGTTCAGTTTTCGCAGAAGGCAATAAATATGAGTTCTATCCTTCTGTGGCAGCAGCCTGGAAAATTAGTGAAGAGTCATTTATGCAAAATCATAACTTATTTTCCGATTTGAAATTAAGAGCCAGTTGGGGTCGTTCTGGTAATCAAGCGATTGGACCGTATAGAACATTAGGGGTTCTCACCGAAGCGAATACTACACTTAATGGTTCTGAGGTACCAGGATTAACATTGGGTAGACCTTCAAACCCGAACCTACAATGGGAAACCACTACCTCACTAGATATTGCTTTAGAGGCATCATTATTCGGCGGCAGACTCTTTACAGAATTCAACTATTATCAAAAAGAGACCAACGACTTACTTTTAGACGTAACCATACCCAGACAAACTGGCTTTACAAGTCAATTGCAAAATACTGGGGCTCTTGAAAACAAAGGTTGGGAACTGTTGATAAATTCTACCAACATTTCCAATGACAACTTCAACTGGAATACCACCTTGACATTGGCAGCTAATAAGAATGAAATATTAGACCTTGGAGGTCAAGAATTCATAGATGTTGTTGTAGACCCTATTATAGGTTCGGGTAACACGCGACTAATTGTTGGCGAATCAGTTCCTGTTTATACGGGATTAAATTATCTCGGTACTTGGAAGAGTCAAGAAGAAATTGATGCGTCGGGCAGAACAGACCCACAAGTTGTAGGAGGTCCTCGATTCGAGGATATCAATGGAGATGGTATTGCTTCAACTGAAGACAATGTTATTTTGGGTAGTCCGTTACCTGATTTAATCTTTGGTTTCGAGAACTCATTTTCATATAAGAATTTAGATTTTTCCTTTTTCTTTCAAGGTACAACAGGCAATGAGGTATATAATTTAAGAATGCGAAATCACTATTTTAATAGAGGCGAAACAGTAAAATTTGGAGATTTACGTGACCGTTGGACTGTTGACAATCCAACCTCTGATATTCCTAGAGCAGGCGGCGACTCGGTAACAAATACACCAAGTAACTCAGAGTATGTTGAAGATGGGTCCCATATTCGTCTTAAAACGGTACGATTAGCTTACAATTTTCCAACCGAAACGATATTTAAGGGAGTAAAAAACGCGACTCTATACGTATCAGGAAGTAACCTATGGTTATCCTCTAATACTAGATTGATTGAGCCTGAGGCCAGCAACTTTGGTAGAAGTGGATTGGGCAATATAGCACAAGGATATTTAGATGGACAATACCCTAATCCACGAGTGATAACACTTGGTCTTAACGTAACTTTTTAA